One window of Triticum dicoccoides isolate Atlit2015 ecotype Zavitan chromosome 5A, WEW_v2.0, whole genome shotgun sequence genomic DNA carries:
- the LOC119301883 gene encoding cyclin-D4-1-like, producing the protein MAPSYEMAASILLCAEDSSSIFGFGDEQEAAAGARASGSPYCGGELAVEFPLPSEECVARWVATEAEHMPREDYAERLRAGGVDLRVRVDAVDWIWKVHTYYGFGPVTACLALNYMDRFLSLYQIPEGKAWMTQLLSVACLSLAAKMDETSVPQSIDLQAVDARYVFEAKTIQRMELLVLSTLKWRMQAVTPFSYLDYFLHQLCGGNAPSRQAVRDATELILCISGGTSCLEFRPSEIAATVAAAVAGEEHAGHKPACCTHVDKERVLSCHEAMIQATGAAVPPPKTAGLMGRAYSPAMSAPRSPTGVLDLDAVYLSCTSEGASTATTTASSPPASSGFDSSPVSSKRRKISR; encoded by the exons ATGGCTCCCAGCTACGAGATGGCCGCCTCCATCCTGCTCTGCGCCGAGGACAGCAGCAGCATCTTCGGCTTCGGCGAcgagcaggaggcggcggcgggagcGAGGGCGAGCGGGTCGCCGTACTGCGGCGGCGAGCTGGCCGTAGAGTTCCCGCTGCCGTCCGAGGAGTGCGTGGCCCGCTGGGTGGCGACGGAGGCGGAGCACATGCCCAGGGAGGACTACGCGGAGCGGCTCCGCGCCGGGGGCGTGGATCTCCGCGTGCGGGTGGACGCCGTCGACTGGATATGGAAG GTTCATACGTACTACGGCTTTGGCCCTGTGACTGCCTGCTTGGCCCTCAACTACATGGACCGCTTCCTCTCGCTCTACCAAATACCG GAGGGCAAGGCTTGGATGACACAGCTGCTATCGGTGGCCTGTTTGTCTCTTGCTGCCAAGATGGACGAAACATCCGTGCCTCAGTCCATCGACCTGCAG GCCGTGGACGCGCGGTACGTGTTCGAGGCGAAGACGATCCAGAGGATGGAGCTGCTGGTCCTGAGCACGCTCAAATGGCGGATGCAGGCCGTCACCCCCTTCTCCTACCTCGACTACTTCCTCCACCAGCTGTGCGGCGGCAATGCGCCGTCGAGGCAGGCCGTCCGGGACGCCACGGAGCTCATCCTCTGCATCTCCGGAG GAACGAGCTGCCTGGAGTTCCGGCCCTCGGAGATCGCCGCGACGGTGGCCGCCGCCGTGGCCGGGGAAGAGCACGCCGGCCACAAGCCGGCCTGCTGCACCCACGTAGATAAG GAGCGGGTGTTGAGTTGCCATGAAGCCATGATTCAGGCCACCGGCGCCGCCGTGCCGCCACCTAAAACCGCAGGCCTGATGGGCAGAGCCTACTCCCCCGCCATGTCTGCCCCCCGGAGCCCCACCGGGGTGCTGGACCTGGACGCCGTCTACCTCAGCTGCACAAGCGAGGGCGCCAGCACGGCGACCACCACGGCATCGTCGCCGCCCGCGAGCTCTGGCTTCGACAGCTCCCCGGTCAGCAGCAAGAGGAGGAAGATCAGCAGATGA